The following nucleotide sequence is from Trifolium pratense cultivar HEN17-A07 linkage group LG2, ARS_RC_1.1, whole genome shotgun sequence.
CAAAGCTGAAAACATCATATTTCACGGAAAATTGCCCGTCAATAGCATACTCTGGTGCCATGTACCCACTGCAATAAACCATcgagagaaaaatataaaatatgcaTGTCATAtgtgtaaaagtaaaataaactatGGCTCTAGACAGTTAAATACTCACTATGTCCCAACAATTATATTTGTGTTTCCTCCAAAAGTTCTAGCCATTCCAAAATATGATATTATGGGACTCAAAGTATCACCTAGTAAAACATTACTTGTTTTGAGATCTCTATGAATAATCCTCAATCGAGAATCTTGATGAAGATACAAAAGCCCTCTAGCGATTCCACAAATTATCTGGAATCGCTTTGGCCAATCTAGCAATCGACTTTTGGTACGATCTGTATAATTCATAGTATTTCATAACAATTTGTCACTGATCAGTCACTGTATCATAAAACAATAGTgagatttaatattaaatttttgtattgaGATTACATACCAAAAATGAAGTAGTCTAAGCTACCATTAGACATGTATTCATAAACTAGCAACTTTTCATGTCTCTGAATGCAACAGCCAATAAGCTTAACAAGATTTCGGTACTGAACATTTGCAATTACTTTTACTTCATTTATGAATTCTCTCATCCCTTGTTTTGAGCTCTGTGAAAGTCTCTTGACAGCAATTTCTAGCCCACTTCCTAATTTTCCCTGGATAATCATTAATCACATTCATATGATTAGATATACTTACTACTTTTCTAGCTATTCTTACTAGTAATAGTAATCAATCACACTCCAATATTGAATTACCAAATAGACAGGTCCAAAACCACCTTCTCCAATCTTGTTCTTCTCTGAAAAGTTGTCAGTGGCAATAATAATTGTTGACAAATTAAGCAACGGGAGATCCATATCATTCTCGTGTCTTTCGTACTCACCTTCAGTCTTTCACTTCCCTGTAAACTGAGGCCAGCAACTGAGTCTGATTTAGTGGTACAGTTGTTATATTTTGAAGGATAACACCTGATGGAAGCCAGGGGTTAGTCCAAAATCTGATCCTTTTCCCATTCCCAATGTTCCACTGCATTCCGGAAATGACATCCTTCCACACTGCAAGAATACCCCTCCAACTGATGGAGCAATTTTGCTTCGGATTTACATTGGGGATAGAATCAGTTCCACATTTGTATTTGGATTTAAGTACCTGAACCCGGAGATGCTAGCATGTTCCAGGCTACCTTCATAAGAAGAGACTTGTTATAAAGATGAACATTTCGAATTCCCAGTCCGCCTTGATCTCTGGGTCTGCATATGTCTTCCCATGCTACAGTATGTCCGGTCCGTTTGATGTTTGTAGCTCCCCATATGAAATTATGCATGAGTTTCTCAATCTGCTTGCACACTCCTTTTGGAAGTAAGGTAGTTTGCATTGATGGCGCAGCACAACACAAGACTTGGTTCACCAAGCACAGGCTGCAGGCTCAGCAGACTTGGATTGCAGGCACAGGCAAGCACACAATGCAGGCAAGCTCATAGGCGCGCAGGCTTGAGCTTGAGCACAaacacagttttgcaaaactgtgatgaacaagatgaaaactgtttcttgatgattttggtgaaaGAAGATTATGAAAACTTAgggaaaaatagaaattttattcatccttAATGGGCAAAATCAAAAGTATTTTCAATGAATACACACTAGTGTATTTATATGGTTAGCTTGTACAACAAGTAAGCTTAACCAACTAGGCCTAACTAACTATCAACTAACCTAGTTAGTTtcttaacaaactaactaactcaAGTTAGTTCTAACTAACTTTTATTCaacaactaactaactaattcAAGATGAATTACACTTTTCAATACTCCTCCTTAATTCATACTTGAATTGCAAGCAACCAGACCTAAACTCCTCCTCAAGAACTCAAACCTGTCAAGTTTTACTGCTTTGGTAAAACCATCTGCAAGTTGTACCTCTGTTGGACAATATTGCACCTCAATCATACCATTTGCCACTTGTTCCCTGATGAAGTGAAATCTGGTAGCAATGTGCTTGCTCCTGCCAtgtgaaattggatttttagcaaGGCTTATAGAAGACTTGTTATCAATCCTAAGGATTAAAGGCTTCACTGGTTCACATTTGATTTCCTTCATTACTGAATTCAGCCAAATTGCTTGACATGCTGCAAATGTGCCTGCTATGTACTCAGCTTCACAGGATGAGAGTGCAGTCACAGCTTGTTTCTTTGTACACCAAGAGATTGCAGCATTATTGAACTTGAAAACATAACCTGATGTACTCCTCCTATCAGTTATGTCTCCACACCAATCACTATcagaataccctatcaaagtactCCCTGCACTGCTTGTACCAATAGGGAATAGCAAGCCAAGTTCCAAAGTACCTTTAAGATATCTGAGGATTCTCTTAGCAGCTATCATGTGAGGTTTCCTTGGATCATGCATGAATCTGCTAATGACACTCACTGCATAGCAGATATCAGGCCTACTATTACACACATACCTCAATGAGCCAACTATTTGCCTAAACATAGTTGGATCAACCTTCTCTTCATCTGAGCACTCATCAAATTTTGTATTTGTCTCTTGATGGATTTGATAATGAATTGCAGCtttccatttcaaatttttcaagtaATTCACCAATGTACTTTTGCTGGTGCATTACTATACCATCTTCTCTTCTCATAAATTCCATTCCCagaaagaatgaaagttcaccaagatcagacatttcaaattcacatTTGAGCTTATGTTTCACTTTTGCAATTTCTGCATTTTTACTTCCAGTTATGAgcaagtcatcaacatacaagcaAATTATGacaatttcttcatctttagGACAATGTACATATACACCAAACTCAGCTGCACATTTTTTGAACCCTATCTGAATCAGAAAGTCATCAATCCTCTTGTTCCATGCTCGAGGTGCCTGTTTTAAGCCATATGGAGCCTTATACAGCTTATACACCATTGCTTCTTTCCCTTTTACTTCAAAACCTGGAGGTTGTGACACATACACCTCCTCATCGAATGGACCATTTAAGAATGCTGACTTCACATCCAGATGGTATAAGCTCCATTTGTTCTTACAGGCCAATGCTACAACCAACCTTATAGTTTCAATTCTAGCAACTAGTGCAAACACCTCATTGTAGTCAATCTCATGCTTCTGTAAGAACCCTCTAGCAACTAACCTTGATTTATGCTTTGAAATTATGCCATCagggttcaatttcactttgaacacccatttcacatcaatcctctttttcttgtctggcaaggcaactagcttccaagtctgatttttctcaattgacttATGGTCTTCTTCCATAGCCTTCTTCCACACATTGCTTTTCAAAGCATCTCTGTAATTCAATGGTTCAGAATCAGCTAGTAATGAAAAGTGAATGAGAtcaccctcatcattcactACATTGTCTTGAGTAACTTCACAGTCATTCAATCTAGCTGGTGCACGTTTAGTTCTCTGAGTTCTTGCAATCATAtgaattctatcatcatcatcacttgagaGATTCATATTACCATCACTTTCCGTACCTTGATTCTGAGTAATGTCAGTGGCTGGTTCACCTTCTTCACCTCCAtcagattcatcacttgaacttgGATAGATGAAGGTTGATTGTAATTCACTGTTATACACTGGTTCTTTCTcccatttccatttctcttcttcattcacaattaCATCTCTGCTGATGTGAACCTTCTGAGTAACTGGATTGTATAGCTTGTAGGCACCAGTTGGATGATACCCTGTAAGTATCATTATCTCACTTTTATCTTCAAGTTTGGTCCTTCTAGCATCTGGCACATGCTTATAACATAGTGAGCCAAATATCTTGAGATGTTTCACACTTGGTTTCCTCCCACACCAAGCTTCCTCTGGCAAAACTTCCAGTCTCTTTGTTGGACATTTATTCAAGATGTAAGTTGTTGTGAGCACAGCCTCACCCCAGAACTTGTGTGGCAAATTCTTCTGCTTAATCATGCTTCTTGCCATATCTAACAATGTTCTGTTCCTTCTTTCTGCTAATCCATTGTGCTGTGGTGTATATGGAGCAGTAACTTCATGTGTGATGCCTTGATTAGTACAGAAGTTCTCAAATTCTCTTGAGGTATACTCTCCACCACCATCAGTTCTCAAGATCTTAATTGATTTTTCACTTTCCTTTTCAATTAAGACTTTAAACTTCTTAAACACTTCTAAAGCTTCACTCTTTAACTTCAAAGTGTATAACCAGATCATTCTGCTCtattcatcaacaaatgtaATGAAATACTTGCTTCCCCCTAATGAAGCAACTTCAAATGGACCACAGATGTCACTATGAATAACTTGCAATACAGCACTAGCTCTCTTAGGCATCTCAGCTACAAAAGGTTTTCTACTGTGCTTACTCTTCACACATATCTCACATATAGACTTCTTTGTCTTGAACTTAGGCAAACCATACACCAATtccttagaatttaaatcactgAGGCTTCTATAGTTCGAGTGTCCATACTTTTTGTGCCAAAGTGCTTCAATCTCATCAATCACTGTGGTAGACATGCACATCATATCTACACTTGAGATTTTACACTTGTAGGTCCTGTTGTTTGACAAGCTGCATATCAAGATCAAGTtcttcattttgtcaaacagcTTCAGTGCATTGTCCTCCATGCTCACAGAGAACCCTCTTTGCACCAATTGACCTAAGCTGAGAAGATTGCAGTTCATACCAGGGACATATAACACTTCAGAGATGATCACTTTGCCTCCCTTCCTACTTTTGATCATTATGTTACCAATACCTTCAGCAGCAAGTTTTCTGCCATCAGCTAGCTTTATACTAGACCTCTTGCTTGCATCAAAATTGGTTAACCATTCTCTATGTGGTGTCATATGGTTTGAGCACCCTGAATCAAGAAACCATTCTTCATTTTTCTCACATTCATCTCCTATAGTAGCCATCATCAAGACTGACTTGACATCACTTTCTTCTGCTACATTAGCCTCTTGTTGATCCTTCTTGTACCAACACTCATCTGCAAAATGACCAGGCTTCTCATAGTTGTAGCATTTCACCTTGCTTTTATCAAagttctttttcttgtttttaccTTTGACAAAACCTCCTCCTTTAGAAGATTCAGCTTTGTCATCAGTTCTTGAACTCTGATCTTTAAGCCACTTTGCTTTatctttccctttctttttataattcttGCTACTATCAtctttcttgttggtttgaGCTTGCAGGGCTTGTTGATTCACCTTTTCTGAACCTCTACTAAGTACTTTGATCTCATGTGCTTCCAAAGCACTTTGTAATTACTCAATTTTCATAGTAGATGTATCTTTCACATATTCTATAGCTATTACTacattatcaaagtttggagttaaggatcttagcactttctctactaccatttcatcagtgacagtctctccacaattttgcatttgatgcacaagaGCAAGTAGTTTTGAGAAGAAATCACTTACTTTTTTATCCTCCTCCATCACCATAGATTCATATTGCCTTCTAAACGCCTGCAATTTCACCTTTTTAACCTTGGTACCACCATCATAGTAACCCTCAAGTATATCCCAAGCTTCTTTGGACTTAGTagattttgaaatcttttcaaaatgttGTGCATCGCAATTCTGCTGAATATAGAACAAAGCCTTACAGTCTTTCTTCTTATTCTCTTTGTATGTGTTTCTTTGATCATTAGTTGGATTTGCCCCCAACTCATCGTATCCATTTAGAACCACCTCAAGACACTCTTGAGCTCCAAATAACGATttcatcactgcactccatcTGTCCCAATTCTTCCCATCAAGAATCAGAATGTTCGTACGAAAACCTTGAGTATTCATCTTGaatcttcaagaaatcaatATACACAGCTCACTTAGTGTTTCTCCAATTGATTCCTTCACAATTAACTCTTGTTTTCCTGTGATtgaaccaggctcttgatgccaatTGATGGCGCTGCAGAACACAAGACTTGGTTCACCAAGCACATGCTGCAGGCTCAGCAGGCTTGGATTGCAGGCACAGGCAAGCACACAATGCAGGCAAGCTCATAGGCGCGCAGGCTTGAGCTTGAGCACAaacacagttttgcaaaactgtgATGAACAAGATGAAAATTGTTTCttgatgattttggtgaaaGAAGATTATGAAAACTTAgggaaaaatagaaattttattcatccttAATGGGCCAAATCAAAAGTATTTACAATGAATACACACTAGTGTATTTATATGGTCAGCTTGTACAACAAGTAAGCTTAACCAACTAGGCCTAACTAACTATCAACTAACCTAGTTAGTTtcttaacaaactaactaactcaAGTTAGTTCTAACTAACTTTTATTCAACAAGTAACTAACTAATTCAAGATGAATTACACTTTTCAATATGCATAACATAGGTTGGGAGGGCAGCTAACACAGATTGTGTTAATGTGACCCTGTCTGCAAGCTAGCTGCTTTCCAAGAAGACAACCGTTTTCGGACCTTGTCAATTAGGAAGTCACTATGAAATTATAACTATTATCTTCTTCTCCACTATGAAATTATAACTTTCATGTAAACATTTGAACTTTAAGCAAACAACAAAGCCCGATCCTTCAAACACACAACGATCCTTCTACAGCGCCACCTAACTTAAACACGCAAAATCAGAGGCAAACGAAATAGATTAGTGTACTGTAGTGATGTAATCTtctaaggaaaatgctaaaaagTGTCCCGGaactgtttaaggaaccaaatatagtaatatcatattgaagtttgtgcggTCAACGTCTCGAAAGTATAAACagtgttatttttaattaattttaaatttttttttttggtttccttaaccagtgtccGGGGCACCGATAAGCATGACTCGTCTTCTAAAActgtttgcttttttttttttttttttcttttcaaactttattattttttaatgtattctTCTTTAATTTATGAAAGTTTAAAAATAGAGCATTAACACATATATCATTTGTTTCATCTTATAAGAGAAtggtatatataaaataattatacatgaATAAAAAGTAGACGAACAACAAATTGCACGCTAAATATTtctttataacaaaaaatacaaatataaaaatataagaatatATTCTCCTATTAGTGTCCAGAAAGATTAGGACAGGTACTGCTGTTATCATCCTAATACAATAATCCTTCGTGAAAAAAGAAATTCAGCCTAATACGAATACAATCATATCATGGAGATTACATTATTTccttattaataattaaaccaaatatatttcatattcattttcattgtccttttcttttgtttgaaattggaCAGGTATTTTCATTATCATCTTCTTAGAGCATGGGAGCAACTAAAGTGACTAAACtaagttattttttgttggGTCAAAATGCTACGTAggatttaaataatttatagataATTTAAGTCATTTTTCTTTCGATGGTAgttgtttataaaaaatcaaagttGACCCCAcatatctatattttttaaaattttaatgcatcgaataaaattaaagttacTTTTTTTGCACGAGGTACATTCATTAAAattgttatgaactatttctagagaataagtagaatagagaagaaggagagaaagggagaagagaaaggaatagattATTGTAATATTCTATTCAATGTATGTCTTTTACATTGtgagatagtcatatatataggagattacatgggccaagAATATGGGCCTAGACTAATGAACATTcacatctatattattcataacactcccccttggatgtccatcgatgATATGCttcattaaaaccttactattAAAAACTCAGTGGGAAAAATCATAgcgaaggaaaaagagtacaacattcctttgtgtgtgaactgcctcgttaaaaaccttaccaggaaaacccagtgggacaaaaccacggtgaagggaaaaagagtgcataacatatttatatctccctctcataaagacaattattatacatgagatgaaaaatcaaataatcttctgtactagctgctctaaagttttactaaaagttgactctgtagaaaaatctgtcatatcttctttattatactcttctctaaATTAACATTGTgtctgatattatcttcatgttgagttgttgcaggaaccatcattttgtaataaaacaacgaatttcttgtatgtgttgaattacaatcctcaacaaaaacatcttctcaacttgcttgatgtagtgctaaaatcttcacatgattggatgatattgttgtttctttaaagtataaataattgtatgttttgctttacttcaatatttgggttggatgaataggcaaaaataaaatactacgaaattatagcaaatatattagtgtgcttaattgaattaagatatgatACTTCAGGACCAagtcaaattgttcatcattttcttgaggcatgacacatcaaatgacattgcaaccatttttagtatacaacaaattagatttgtcaatgtcaaactgttttaatacttttgctatataatcttatttaaattataaatttaaatgagaatatctcataagctcttcaggagtctagatgatattttatcattaatataagcctcagatataaaaaattcattgtcaaatataactaaatccttcagggattatcattatcaagtgagccagtcaaatacgttaaaacacatatttcacatgaattgagtatttcatatcttaattaatttttgaattcacttcaggtgaatatgcttcttgaaaatcaattaTAGACATTTATCAaatacttgaataacaattcaaactctaaatattttgttttcattatttttctcttgaaaatttattcatatcgatttatctccatctgcagatgaaatggactactggtccaaaaacatttcgctttgcaaagctagcttaatattgtatcaattgcgtctatcaataatttaattgtctataatctttaatagactttgattcatgatcctcattatttcttgtaatatatagcgctatattatataaataatcatcgtcaacgttgattttctttcggttccatcgtattcctttcatgacataatttattgagatctctttattttcataaatttcaggtaccttataagttcttctggaactgcaaaatcaattatgtcgaATGTTCTTTTGgaattttcatatcctcacttgggtcatctttgtttttagctCCTTATCTTATTTGAGGAATTTATCCTTGAAACCGATTTGCTTACTGATAACTtattcgcaagtgtacgaatatcgccacgtagtaataaaagagtatcgatccacagggattgcgcGATCTAAACAAGTAAATTCGTGTCTATAAACGTATTAAAGATAACACACATATTGGGGGTTTGGTTTGAATGATTGGTTTGTACGAAAACGTTGAGAAATCAATTGATTAGGAGTGAGGTTGGATCGTCGACAATTCCCTAAACAATAGTATTCACATGCAATTCAATTGTATCGTAATGAACCACTCGAatgttacaactagatcaacaatatggtgaaCCGCAATCTCTTTTCAAAATCCACCCTATCCTCTaccgatacttctccaatctcttggatggaagctaccggtagcggagtatttgaaaacgcgttgatcgtatgctacattctatgtttcaatctctcgaccggaaacactcaaatgcACAATGAATTCAGTTCTGATTTTAACTCATACTctcatacataattaaaatctaagttcattgcaagattgattagaaattgtaaagcattaaaGACAGAATTTCATTGCATAACATTCATAAGAGAGAGATTCAACACTGATACAAATGATTACATGGAATACATTAGTTTAATTCCTCATCATGATCCAACCTCAATGGAGGTCTAGCCTCTCATGGTGAAGTAGCTCAATTCTTGCTCCAACTTCAAGGAATCAACTCCCATGATGTTGAATGCTTCCAATCTAGCCACTCCTAGCCTCTGGAACACAGGATCAATCTTCAAATTATGCCTGGAACTCTCAAGATCAAGATCAGATTCTTAAATTTCGAACCTCTGTCCAGAAAACTGACATTTCTATATATACTGATTGCAACCACGCTGCACGTCAGATCTACCACGCTGCGCGTGGTTGCTGAAATTAACACTACGCTGCGCGTGAGATCTACCACGCTGCGCGTGGTTGCTAAAATTAAcactacgctgcgcgtgatagatatcacgccgcgcgtgatcactaGTTAGTGGCCAATCTTCTCAGGTCAGagtttcacgccgcgcgtggacagtccccacgccgcgcgtgataaaaGCAGGTTTTTGGTCTCTCTGTGATGAgcatcacgctgcgcgtgatggacgacgcccccagcgtagtgcaaaactgtatttttctgcataatttcctGCTATCTTGTATTCCAAGTAACCTTGCTTCTGAGTTGATTTCTCTTgattttattgcttaaaaccctCTAAAATGAGTCTAATGTCCCTCAAATAAGCATGGATtatgagagtgtgacgatccgtcatcacaaccccaaacttaaacctttccttgtcctcaaggaaacaacctttacctcaagcttttgtgtcaagaccttggcattttccttagaTTACTCGAATCATACATGCGTGAGACTTACCTGATGATCAATGGTCCACTGGAAAGCAACACTCAATTGCACAATAGTTCCCGCAAGGCATTTTTAAGTAACTCACACTTTTCAACCAatgctctatgatttcatcacaatcctcacatacactcttcaatcaTGGTAAATCACTCAAAAACATCAAGCAactcaacaataattttgcaagtagtctagaaattcattcggttcactttgcgcacacacattagaggtctttaagggttataacgtggcttggttagggtggatggtgacttTTTAGGATAAGTGGTAGAAAAGCTTGGAGATAGATCCCCCTAAAGTCaaagaaaaatttataaaccaaaacccttttcttttgaactatagtggactagagaacttttcaatttatcaaacaaagttttgcaattgttttgaattcaaggctatcacttctttttgtatttcttttctatttttcaacattcatctctttttttcattcttttcaatcttttttcttttctcattacTTTCTCTAGACCTTGAatctttttgaaaattttcaatttttgttcaaccaaaactttttgtaagttctctagtaccctcaccccaaactttattgtttgctaattccaaagagcaaccccaaacttagtggtgagtattgcgcatcaaccactaattaggtgcctaacctccaagaaagtcattcctttttttcatcaaaaatttcttaaggttttgcaaaaatcacatattttctttcggctcaaattggttaagcaacggatatatatgtaagggtggatagaaaggctcaaaggtaccaaaacaacatgcctcgtgtgtgcgacaaaattaccaatcaaataaagagacgacaagcaaaatcgagagacaatacaagAGTGGATATCAC
It contains:
- the LOC123905303 gene encoding secreted RxLR effector protein 161-like, with the translated sequence MFRQIVGSLRYVCNSRPDICYAVSVISRFMHDPRKPHMIAAKRILRYLKGTLELGLLFPIGTSSAGSTLIGYSDSDWCGDITDRRSTSGYVFKFNNAAISWCTKKQAVTALSSCEAEYIAGTFAACQAIWLNSVMKEIKCEPVKPLILRIDNKSSISLAKNPISHGRSKHIATRFHFIREQVANGMIEVQYCPTEVQLADGFTKAVKLDRFEFLRRSLGLVACNSSMN